A region of Maridesulfovibrio sp. DNA encodes the following proteins:
- a CDS encoding aminopeptidase — protein MLTKEQLDKYVDALWWGLTTARTKPYEKGDLIMVRYEVEALPLAEAVFKRLIDEGLNPVPRMTLTSEMEKSFYGDGNEDQLRYIAPGEEEFTSALNGLIVLLAPSSLTHLAGVDPSRMGKCAVARKFLRDIMEKREQNGELGWTLCSYPTKALAESAGLSLEDFTAQIVKACYLDEDDPAACWKGVFDKASEVKDWLNGLGIESYRVVSEDMDLTVKHGDLRQWIGVSGHNIPSFELFISPDWRGTSGVYYADQPSYRSGNYVEGVRIVFEDGVAREVTAKEGEEFVKKQLAMDEGASKLGEFSLTDRRFSRIDKFMANTLYDENYGGEFGNCHVAVGSSYPDTYAGDQAELDGRMKEELGYNTSALHWDLVNTQDKTVYATLRDGSEVVIYKSGEFQI, from the coding sequence ATGCTGACAAAAGAACAGCTTGATAAATATGTAGATGCTCTGTGGTGGGGGCTGACCACCGCACGGACCAAACCGTATGAAAAAGGTGATCTGATCATGGTCCGTTATGAAGTTGAGGCTCTGCCCCTTGCCGAGGCGGTATTCAAGCGTCTCATTGATGAAGGACTTAATCCGGTGCCGCGAATGACCTTGACTTCCGAAATGGAGAAAAGTTTTTACGGTGACGGAAATGAAGACCAGTTGCGTTACATCGCTCCCGGTGAAGAGGAGTTTACCAGCGCCTTGAATGGACTGATCGTGCTGCTTGCTCCTTCTTCACTCACCCACCTTGCCGGGGTTGACCCTTCCCGAATGGGTAAATGTGCAGTGGCCCGTAAATTCCTGCGTGATATTATGGAGAAGCGGGAACAGAATGGAGAACTGGGTTGGACTTTATGTTCTTACCCCACCAAGGCGCTTGCAGAGTCCGCAGGGCTTTCTCTTGAAGATTTTACCGCCCAGATTGTGAAGGCCTGTTATCTCGATGAAGATGATCCGGCTGCCTGCTGGAAGGGCGTTTTTGACAAGGCCTCCGAAGTAAAAGACTGGCTGAACGGTCTGGGTATTGAGTCATATCGTGTGGTTTCAGAAGATATGGACCTGACGGTGAAACATGGTGACCTGCGTCAGTGGATCGGGGTTTCCGGTCACAATATACCCAGTTTTGAGCTGTTTATTTCCCCGGATTGGCGCGGAACTTCAGGCGTGTACTATGCTGACCAGCCTTCCTATCGTTCCGGTAACTATGTGGAAGGGGTGCGCATTGTTTTTGAAGATGGTGTAGCCAGGGAAGTCACAGCAAAAGAGGGCGAGGAGTTTGTCAAGAAGCAACTGGCAATGGATGAGGGAGCTTCCAAGCTTGGTGAATTTTCCCTTACCGACCGCCGTTTTTCGCGTATAGATAAATTCATGGCCAATACTCTCTACGACGAGAACTACGGCGGAGAGTTCGGTAACTGCCACGTTGCCGTAGGTTCTTCCTATCCTGATACTTATGCCGGAGATCAGGCTGAGCTTGATGGCCGGATGAAAGAAGAATTGGGCTATAATACTTCGGCTCTGCACTGGGATCTGGTAAACACTCAGGATAAAACTGTTTACGCGACTCTCAGGGATGGCAGCGAAGTGGTTATTTATAAGTCCGGAGAGTTCCAGATTTAA
- a CDS encoding ferredoxin, producing the protein MSYVITIDTDKCNGDGECVDVCPTEVYELQDGKAVAVNEDECLGCESCIEVCEQDAITIEEQ; encoded by the coding sequence ATGAGCTACGTTATCACTATTGATACTGACAAATGTAACGGCGACGGCGAATGCGTTGATGTATGTCCCACTGAAGTTTACGAACTTCAGGACGGCAAAGCAGTAGCTGTAAACGAAGACGAATGCCTCGGCTGTGAATCCTGTATCGAAGTTTGCGAACAGGATGCTATCACCATCGAAGAGCAGTAG